The following DNA comes from Methanocella sp..
TCCGGGTAATTGCTGCATAAATAATACGGGTCCATGGACGCGTACTTATCGATCTCGTCAGGCGTGTCGGCGTTCCATATGCCGACCCTCAGGCCCTGGCGGCGTATCTGGCCGACGAACGCCGGCGTCACGATCTTCTTGCTCAGCATGACGGCGTCCGCCTTCACGTCCCGAAGCAGCGTGTCGAGGCACTCCTGCGGGTCCTCGGGCATCTTATCCATGATGGCGGCGGTCGCGATAGCGGAGTCCATGTCCTTCACTTTTTTAATGGAGTCGTAGATAAACGACGAGACCATGCACTGGCCGGCGATGTCATTCCGGCGGATAGCGGCCACGACATCTTCTTCGATGCCCGGCTCCTTGATCTCCATGTCCATCTTCACATAATTTTTCATGAGGCCGATGGCCTGCATGAGCGAGGGGATCTCCTGGCCATTTCCGGCATCGAGGCCGTGGAGCTCCCTGAAAGTCATGTCCCGGACCTTGCCCTTGCCATCCGTCGTCCGGTCTACCGCATCGTCGTGTATGACGACCAGCACGCCGTCTTTCGTCTCCCGCAGGTCGAACTCTATCCAGTCCACGCCGATGTCCATGGCGCGCTTGAACGATAACAGCGTGTTCTCCGGCGCCTGCCGTGGCGCTCCCCGGTGGCCGACGATCTGGAATTTATACATTTCTATTAAAAATAGGATGGCGTACTTAAAATACTTTACAAAGATAGAAGCATGTACTAATTTTTCCTATATGCGATTGGGGAACGATCAATTATATAAACCCGTTTTTTACGGCAAAAATTAATAAAAAAGATGGATGGTAGAACCTCTAGGCGAGGTTCGCCCACACGCTCTGGACTCTCGACGTGTTGTCCAGCGTAAAGTCCACGGAGCTGCTTCCGAGCGTCGGTATGGACGCGATGGTCTTGACCAGCTCGCCCGTGGAGTTGTCAGCCATCGACTGGATCGTGAGCTTGACGACCACGTTGCTGACGTCCGTCTTGCATACGTTATAGACGTTCACCTTCACGTCCAGCGTCGTGGTATTATTATTCGTAGTGTTGGACATTATGTTGTAATTGTACGCGACTGCCGGGTCGTTCTCCAGGAACTCGCCGAGCTTAACGGTCGTCGTCTCGCTCTGGTTCTTCAGTGATGCGTAGTCCGCCGAGGTGTTCTTATAGTCCGCGTTCAATATGTCGTAGCGCTGGCTCAGGTCGGCGTTATTGGCGACGAGGG
Coding sequences within:
- a CDS encoding glycerophosphodiester phosphodiesterase, with translation MYKFQIVGHRGAPRQAPENTLLSFKRAMDIGVDWIEFDLRETKDGVLVVIHDDAVDRTTDGKGKVRDMTFRELHGLDAGNGQEIPSLMQAIGLMKNYVKMDMEIKEPGIEEDVVAAIRRNDIAGQCMVSSFIYDSIKKVKDMDSAIATAAIMDKMPEDPQECLDTLLRDVKADAVMLSKKIVTPAFVGQIRRQGLRVGIWNADTPDEIDKYASMDPYYLCSNYPERLVEFRQVPVST